The Bacteroidota bacterium genome window below encodes:
- a CDS encoding ATP-binding cassette domain-containing protein, producing the protein MISLTNISVAFGSRVLFDEVALRVGGNERVSLVGSNGQGKSTLLKIIAGTMKPDSGEVALSRHTTMGYLQQEGIKFVGNTLYDEVYSAAGDINKIQEELTEIENEMSNHPDPGNDEFMDLLNEYGELQERFNTLEGYTLKSKIEKILIGLGFGEKDFDRLTDEFSGGWQMRIALAKLLLQNPSILLLDEPTNHLDIESLIWVENYLKNYQGAIILVSHDRNFLDNLTTRTVEISMGNVTEYSGNYSFYKKEKAIRKELAENQYNNQQKYLKEQEKFIERFRYKASKAKAVQSRIKQLDKVEWIELEDEESAVQFSFPPATHSGKVSIEIEGLTKSYDGVHNVLENLDLIIERGEKIALVGVNGAGKSTFTRIIAGIDEDFKGVVKDGHLVGKKFYAQNQADELSGDMTVLATMEDAVGGEIRKSLRSILGSFLFKGDDVFKKVGVLSGGEKSRLALAKMLIEPSNFLILDEPTNHLDMRSKEVLMNALKKYDGTVLIVSHDREFIDGIVDKVIEVKNKRIKVYYGNCSYYIEEKDKENKDLNKKIPDPKKEISRLEEKKPVEHHDKPVKHHDKNDKKEQQRRAAELKKKINSVEAELAKNENKIKELELLMGNEDFYKSGENIKKVTDEYNLTKKKVEELTQQWEQLQLQTVE; encoded by the coding sequence TTGATTTCATTAACAAATATATCGGTCGCATTTGGCTCAAGGGTTTTATTCGATGAAGTTGCACTCCGTGTAGGCGGTAACGAACGCGTTTCATTAGTCGGTTCTAACGGACAGGGTAAATCTACTCTGCTGAAAATTATAGCAGGAACGATGAAACCGGACTCCGGTGAAGTCGCGCTTTCGCGTCACACTACAATGGGTTACCTTCAGCAGGAAGGAATTAAGTTTGTTGGTAATACACTTTACGATGAAGTTTACTCGGCAGCAGGTGATATAAACAAAATTCAGGAAGAGCTTACGGAGATTGAAAACGAAATGAGCAATCATCCTGATCCGGGTAATGATGAGTTCATGGATTTGTTGAATGAATACGGCGAGCTGCAGGAAAGATTTAATACACTTGAAGGGTATACTTTAAAATCAAAAATTGAAAAAATATTAATCGGTCTTGGCTTCGGTGAAAAAGATTTCGATAGATTGACTGACGAATTCAGCGGCGGATGGCAGATGAGAATTGCATTAGCAAAATTGTTATTACAAAATCCTTCAATATTATTACTTGATGAGCCGACGAACCACTTAGATATTGAGTCGTTGATATGGGTGGAGAACTATCTGAAAAATTATCAAGGTGCAATTATACTTGTATCGCATGACAGGAACTTTCTGGATAATCTTACAACTAGAACAGTTGAGATTTCGATGGGAAATGTAACCGAATACTCAGGAAATTATTCTTTCTACAAAAAAGAGAAGGCAATAAGAAAAGAGCTTGCTGAAAATCAGTATAACAATCAGCAGAAGTATTTAAAAGAGCAGGAAAAATTTATTGAAAGGTTCAGATACAAAGCATCAAAGGCAAAGGCAGTACAGAGCAGAATAAAGCAGCTTGATAAAGTAGAATGGATTGAACTTGAAGATGAAGAGTCGGCGGTGCAGTTTTCATTCCCGCCTGCAACGCACTCAGGAAAAGTCTCTATTGAAATTGAAGGACTTACAAAAAGCTATGACGGAGTTCATAATGTTTTAGAGAATCTGGATTTGATAATTGAAAGAGGGGAGAAGATCGCTCTTGTAGGAGTAAACGGCGCAGGTAAATCAACCTTCACAAGAATTATAGCAGGAATAGATGAGGATTTTAAAGGAGTAGTTAAAGACGGGCATTTAGTCGGTAAAAAATTCTATGCTCAGAATCAGGCAGATGAACTATCCGGTGATATGACGGTCCTTGCTACAATGGAAGATGCAGTCGGCGGAGAAATAAGAAAAAGTCTTCGTTCAATTTTAGGAAGCTTTTTATTCAAAGGCGATGATGTGTTTAAAAAAGTCGGAGTGTTATCAGGCGGAGAGAAGTCACGACTTGCTTTGGCAAAGATGTTAATTGAGCCTTCGAACTTTTTAATACTCGATGAGCCGACGAACCACTTAGATATGCGTTCTAAAGAAGTGCTTATGAATGCCCTGAAAAAATATGACGGCACGGTTTTAATTGTATCACATGACAGGGAATTTATTGACGGTATAGTAGATAAAGTTATTGAAGTTAAAAATAAAAGAATAAAAGTTTACTACGGAAACTGTTCATATTATATTGAAGAAAAAGATAAAGAAAATAAAGATCTGAACAAAAAAATACCTGACCCTAAAAAAGAAATTTCAAGACTTGAAGAAAAGAAGCCGGTTGAACACCATGATAAGCCCGTTAAGCATCATGATAAGAATGATAAAAAAGAACAGCAGCGAAGAGCGGCAGAATTAAAAAAAAAGATTAATTCGGTAGAAGCCGAGCTTGCCAAAAATGAAAATAAAATAAAAGAACTTGAATTATTGATGGGGAATGAAGATTTTTATAAATCAGGCGAAAATATCAAAAAAGTAACGGACGAGTACAATCTTACCAAGAAAAAAGTAGAAGAACTGACTCAGCAGTGGGAACAATTGCAGCTTCAGACTGTTGAATAA
- a CDS encoding carboxypeptidase regulatory-like domain-containing protein yields the protein MKKFLLHTLVLVCIFFSFKQQDSFAVTLQGKVLYDTLLTPVTSGYVKAVKINPITFALTKIDSANVAGDGTYILSNVTANDTVYLMAFPLTSLDYVPVYYPGTTNWLIGASTIITTTSQSNLDIKVRKLYNSSFPGTITGSVVYSNQGLPLAGAIVYLKTPFGVLKSFAITNSDGTYTIPNVGEGEYSLTANRIAFNNNNVFGLIMDYNFGTNLANQNFNLQQTVSVSQISSTIPNKYNLYQNYPNPFNPTTKIKFDIQKSGFAKLSVYDMQGKLVKDLLNEAVPAGSFEVSFDAKELSSGIYYYKMEVGGVVITKKMMLVK from the coding sequence ATGAAAAAATTTCTTCTACATACTCTGGTTTTAGTTTGTATATTCTTTAGCTTTAAACAGCAGGATAGTTTTGCAGTCACGCTGCAGGGAAAAGTTCTGTATGATACGTTGCTTACACCTGTAACATCAGGTTATGTAAAAGCTGTAAAAATAAATCCTATCACATTTGCTTTAACCAAAATTGATTCAGCTAATGTTGCTGGTGACGGTACATACATTTTATCTAATGTAACAGCAAATGATACAGTTTATCTTATGGCATTCCCGTTAACATCATTGGATTATGTGCCTGTCTATTATCCCGGCACAACTAACTGGCTTATAGGAGCTTCAACAATTATTACAACAACATCGCAAAGTAATCTGGATATAAAAGTAAGAAAGCTTTATAATTCTTCATTCCCGGGCACAATAACGGGAAGCGTTGTTTACTCAAATCAGGGATTGCCTCTAGCAGGCGCAATTGTATATTTGAAAACGCCGTTCGGAGTTCTGAAAAGTTTTGCAATAACAAATTCAGATGGGACATATACTATTCCTAACGTTGGCGAAGGAGAATATTCTTTAACTGCAAACAGAATTGCATTCAATAATAATAATGTTTTCGGTTTGATAATGGATTATAATTTCGGGACCAATCTTGCTAATCAGAATTTCAATTTGCAGCAGACAGTTTCCGTCTCGCAAATCAGCAGCACAATTCCAAACAAATATAATTTATATCAGAACTATCCTAATCCATTTAACCCGACAACAAAAATTAAATTCGATATTCAAAAATCAGGATTTGCAAAGCTTAGTGTTTATGATATGCAGGGAAAACTTGTGAAGGATTTATTAAATGAAGCTGTTCCTGCAGGAAGTTTTGAAGTCAGTTTTGATGCGAAAGAATTATCATCAGGAATTTATTATTACAAAATGGAAGTTGGAGGAGTTGTAATTACAAAGAAGATGATGCTGGTGAAGTAA
- a CDS encoding sodium:solute symporter, which translates to MKFSVLDYAIVIIYLIGSIAFGIFKAGKIKNTKDYFLGGKNMSWWSVGFSIVASETSTLTFISIPGLAYKSNMMFMQLIIGYFIGRLLVTFIFIPAYYNGNLETAYDFLGKRFGEMLRKITSSTFIVTRVLASGVRLFATAIPVHIITGLDYPTSIAIIGVATLIYTYLGGLKAVVAVDVIQMFIYIGGAIFSMYVILHNLPNGVNDVITYATANGQNKFQIFNFASFNSWTEFFASPYTFMGAILGGTFLTMASHGTDQLLVQRLLGCKDKRDSQKALVLDASVIVIQFAFFLFLGLCLYAFYEGKVFTTLTFGSNGQALSSSDEIFPKFIVENLPTGIIGLVIAGILASAMGTLSSAISSLASSTYLDLFRRSHKQENHKKEVLYSKLFTLFWGIVLIGGAMLFTDTKNPVVELGLSIASFTYGGLLGTFLLGIFFKKINQSEAILGFIAGISVMVYIIKFTTIAYTWYIIIGVAVTILVANLFHLVFPSKRKEI; encoded by the coding sequence ATGAAATTTTCCGTTCTTGATTATGCAATCGTAATAATTTACCTCATTGGCAGCATAGCCTTCGGCATATTCAAAGCCGGAAAAATAAAAAACACTAAAGACTACTTCCTCGGCGGTAAAAATATGTCGTGGTGGTCAGTCGGCTTTTCCATCGTAGCAAGCGAAACCAGCACACTTACTTTCATCAGCATTCCGGGACTTGCATACAAAAGCAATATGATGTTTATGCAGCTCATCATTGGATATTTTATCGGAAGACTGCTCGTAACTTTTATTTTTATTCCTGCATACTACAACGGAAATCTTGAAACTGCATATGACTTTTTAGGGAAGAGATTTGGTGAGATGCTCAGGAAAATTACTTCAAGCACATTTATTGTTACAAGAGTTTTAGCTTCGGGAGTACGGCTTTTTGCAACTGCAATTCCTGTTCATATTATTACGGGACTTGATTACCCCACGAGCATTGCAATTATAGGCGTTGCAACTTTAATTTATACATATCTGGGAGGGTTAAAAGCAGTTGTTGCTGTTGATGTGATACAAATGTTCATTTACATTGGCGGCGCGATTTTTTCAATGTATGTTATTCTTCATAATCTGCCGAACGGAGTTAATGATGTAATCACTTATGCTACTGCAAACGGGCAGAATAAATTTCAGATTTTCAATTTTGCATCGTTTAATTCATGGACGGAATTTTTTGCATCACCATACACTTTCATGGGAGCAATACTCGGTGGTACTTTTTTGACAATGGCATCTCACGGAACTGACCAGCTGCTCGTTCAAAGATTGCTCGGCTGCAAAGATAAACGTGATAGCCAGAAAGCACTCGTGCTTGATGCATCGGTTATTGTAATACAGTTTGCTTTCTTTTTATTTTTAGGACTATGCTTATATGCTTTTTATGAAGGGAAAGTTTTTACAACACTGACATTCGGTTCAAACGGTCAGGCGCTTTCATCATCGGATGAAATTTTTCCGAAGTTCATCGTTGAAAATTTACCGACGGGAATTATCGGATTAGTAATTGCAGGTATTCTTGCATCAGCAATGGGTACGCTTTCATCTGCGATAAGTTCTCTTGCATCATCTACTTATCTTGACTTGTTCAGAAGGTCGCATAAGCAGGAAAATCATAAAAAAGAAGTTTTATATTCTAAATTGTTTACTCTTTTCTGGGGAATAGTTTTAATAGGCGGAGCGATGCTGTTTACTGATACAAAAAATCCTGTTGTTGAGCTGGGTTTAAGTATAGCATCTTTCACATACGGGGGACTTCTAGGAACTTTTTTACTGGGAATTTTCTTTAAAAAGATAAACCAGTCAGAAGCGATTTTAGGATTTATTGCGGGTATATCTGTAATGGTCTATATTATAAAATTTACTACTATCGCTTATACTTGGTACATTATAATAGGTGTTGCTGTTACAATATTAGTGGCAAATCTTTTCCATTTAGTTTTTCCTTCGAAGAGAAAAGAAATTTAA
- a CDS encoding outer membrane beta-barrel protein → MKNLKLILLFAFLFASINTYADWKPEFMKSGVSKTEKSKIDKDYKLAYKDFQEKSGKILDFYVDFKLGGTSTSANVTQANGLGSYNTGSKVGFNIGALIYTRLFDSFQFSTGLDFAGKNFEVTPPSNVNTVTPGASDALTGDSISTATQKVANNYLNIPLNFNFGGMITDKVGLTFNGGPYLGILLSTDDKSGMGYKNFDLGLVGSLTANYKIAPLTSVLLGAKFEYGGLNNLGNTPRVDRVSTSSLGFFTGIRLAID, encoded by the coding sequence ATGAAGAATTTGAAACTAATTTTGCTGTTCGCATTTCTTTTTGCCTCAATCAATACTTATGCTGACTGGAAGCCAGAGTTTATGAAGTCAGGTGTATCTAAAACAGAGAAAAGTAAAATTGACAAAGATTACAAATTAGCATATAAAGATTTTCAGGAGAAGTCCGGAAAAATTTTAGACTTCTACGTTGATTTTAAATTGGGCGGCACAAGTACAAGCGCAAATGTAACTCAGGCAAACGGACTTGGAAGCTACAATACCGGTTCCAAGGTTGGTTTTAATATCGGAGCATTAATTTATACTAGATTGTTTGATTCGTTCCAGTTCTCAACCGGATTAGATTTTGCAGGTAAGAATTTTGAAGTAACACCTCCTTCAAATGTAAATACTGTAACTCCCGGCGCATCAGATGCACTTACCGGTGACTCTATCAGCACTGCAACACAAAAAGTTGCAAATAATTATCTGAACATCCCATTAAATTTTAATTTTGGCGGAATGATTACAGATAAGGTTGGTCTTACATTTAACGGCGGCCCTTATTTAGGTATTTTACTTTCAACAGATGATAAATCAGGAATGGGATATAAAAATTTTGATTTAGGGCTAGTTGGTTCATTGACGGCTAACTATAAGATTGCACCTTTAACAAGTGTATTACTTGGAGCAAAGTTTGAGTATGGTGGATTAAATAACTTAGGAAATACTCCGAGAGTTGACAGAGTTTCAACATCAAGTTTAGGTTTCTTCACTGGTATAAGACTTGCAATAGATTAA
- a CDS encoding MBL fold metallo-hydrolase: MKIGDYNLHSVQTGLFKLDGGAMFGVVPKTLWTKTNPSDEINRIDMCTRALLFDNGKRKILVDTGIGYKLAEKVNKIYDVDFSKYTLEKSLQDLGLKREDITDVLLTHLHFDHAGGNTYYDEEHQLQIAFPNATYHVQKKHYEWALNPTERDKASFFPENYKILEDKKVLKFYDGESKFDDIISLCPVNGHTSHMQLIKASDVETTLFYLADLIPTAGHVPLAYIMGYDLFPLTTLDEKKKYLKNISEENWTVFFEHDPYNEAAKIGLGDKGYFIKERFNL; this comes from the coding sequence ATGAAAATAGGCGATTATAATTTACATTCAGTACAAACGGGCTTGTTCAAGCTGGATGGCGGAGCAATGTTCGGAGTAGTTCCGAAAACTTTATGGACTAAAACCAATCCTTCTGATGAAATCAACAGAATAGATATGTGCACACGCGCATTACTGTTCGATAACGGTAAAAGAAAAATATTAGTAGATACCGGAATCGGTTATAAACTTGCAGAGAAGGTTAATAAAATTTATGATGTGGATTTTTCTAAATATACTTTGGAGAAATCACTGCAGGATTTAGGATTGAAAAGAGAAGATATCACGGATGTTCTGCTGACACATTTACATTTTGACCATGCGGGAGGTAATACATACTATGATGAAGAGCATCAGCTGCAGATTGCTTTTCCGAATGCAACATACCACGTGCAGAAGAAGCATTACGAATGGGCATTGAATCCGACTGAACGAGATAAGGCAAGCTTTTTCCCTGAGAATTATAAAATTCTTGAAGATAAAAAGGTTTTGAAATTTTATGACGGTGAAAGCAAGTTCGATGATATTATTTCACTTTGTCCCGTTAACGGACACACATCTCACATGCAGTTAATAAAGGCATCGGACGTCGAGACAACTTTGTTTTATCTTGCTGATTTAATTCCGACTGCAGGACACGTTCCGCTTGCTTATATCATGGGATATGATTTATTTCCTCTTACGACTCTTGATGAAAAGAAAAAATATTTGAAAAATATTTCTGAGGAAAACTGGACAGTATTTTTTGAACATGACCCGTACAACGAGGCTGCGAAGATCGGTCTTGGAGATAAAGGTTATTTTATAAAAGAAAGATTTAACTTATAA
- a CDS encoding tetratricopeptide repeat protein, whose product MKKLFLLAIVFAAFGFVRAQDADELYKKAKGEMVNSNYEDAVKLLTQAIDIKKDASYYYERGTSYYFLKEYDKSKSDFSSAIELKPEYAEAYNRRGKINIELNDHEAAMRDFNKAIGQKKDYADPHYNRGLLNYMDKKYDDAVTDYAEAIKIRPNFSEAYYNRGLVYFELEKYSEAVEDYSKSIELKPEFGKAFFNRGNANLRLKNYESAVNDFTQAIQLDTEIILAYSNRGQAYYNLEDYKEAIDDWNAALKQTKDKDMNAKLMTFIKDAENKMKDAKSNKKDSK is encoded by the coding sequence ATGAAAAAATTATTTCTTCTGGCAATAGTATTTGCAGCATTCGGGTTTGTAAGGGCGCAGGATGCTGATGAATTATACAAAAAAGCAAAGGGTGAAATGGTGAATTCGAACTATGAAGATGCCGTTAAGCTTTTGACTCAGGCAATTGATATTAAGAAAGATGCATCTTATTATTATGAGAGAGGAACGTCATATTATTTTCTTAAGGAATACGATAAAAGCAAATCGGATTTTTCCAGCGCAATTGAACTTAAACCTGAGTACGCTGAAGCATATAACAGGCGCGGAAAAATTAACATAGAACTGAATGACCACGAAGCTGCAATGAGAGATTTTAATAAAGCTATCGGGCAAAAGAAGGATTATGCCGACCCGCATTACAATAGAGGACTTCTGAACTACATGGATAAAAAATATGACGATGCTGTTACGGATTATGCTGAAGCTATTAAAATAAGACCGAATTTCAGTGAAGCTTATTACAATAGAGGACTTGTATATTTTGAACTGGAAAAATATTCTGAGGCAGTTGAAGATTATTCGAAATCAATTGAGCTCAAGCCGGAGTTCGGTAAGGCATTTTTCAACAGAGGTAATGCAAATCTGAGATTAAAAAATTATGAAAGCGCAGTGAATGATTTTACTCAGGCTATACAATTGGATACAGAAATTATTCTTGCTTACAGCAACAGGGGACAGGCTTATTATAATCTGGAAGATTATAAGGAAGCAATCGATGACTGGAACGCTGCATTAAAACAGACGAAAGATAAAGATATGAATGCAAAGCTTATGACTTTTATAAAAGATGCCGAGAATAAAATGAAAGATGCCAAGAGCAATAAGAAAGACAGTAAGTAG
- a CDS encoding T9SS type A sorting domain-containing protein, which translates to MKRFIILFFILVSGISYAQNASTYFPSAPGYKWFFKSTPLDSLNQPIEAASTYRIDSFAVNGTYQGLAASIVYSKRGLININQQGNINDTSRYNFQGTNGFVYFSFGNLDTIGAIGQLGLVNFLRSLEQWYSTYRFNQTVNSTYNLFSRDTTITYNGTQYPLRVKADGKRLNDEVVSTVNGTYTAKKFVIIPNLSYLLTVPPLPPVPISIVSIPDTVWIASDVWVIKSVTPSQTVDLTALGQTGVRFTIPGDIQTLTTPPSAINPISSEVPNNFSLKQNYPNPFNPTTKISFDIPASTDVKLSVYNSLGKEVQTLVNENLKAGKYEVSFNGNNLSSGVYYYRLSAGNFNISKVMTLIK; encoded by the coding sequence ATGAAACGATTTATTATACTTTTTTTCATCTTAGTTTCCGGAATTTCTTACGCACAAAACGCCAGTACTTACTTCCCTTCCGCTCCGGGATATAAATGGTTTTTCAAATCAACTCCCCTTGATTCTTTAAATCAACCCATTGAAGCTGCATCAACTTACAGAATTGACAGCTTTGCAGTTAACGGGACTTATCAGGGACTTGCAGCAAGCATTGTTTACTCCAAAAGAGGACTTATTAATATAAATCAGCAAGGCAATATAAACGATACCAGCAGATATAATTTTCAGGGCACGAACGGATTTGTATATTTCAGTTTTGGCAATTTAGATACTATAGGCGCAATAGGACAGTTGGGACTCGTAAATTTTTTACGTTCGCTTGAACAGTGGTACTCTACATATAGATTTAACCAGACAGTTAACTCAACTTATAATTTATTTTCACGTGATACAACTATCACTTATAACGGGACACAATATCCGTTAAGAGTAAAAGCAGACGGCAAAAGACTGAACGATGAAGTAGTTTCAACAGTAAACGGAACTTACACTGCAAAGAAATTTGTAATCATCCCAAATTTAAGCTACTTGCTTACTGTACCACCGCTTCCACCTGTACCGATCAGCATAGTAAGCATTCCTGATACAGTATGGATTGCCTCAGATGTTTGGGTAATAAAAAGCGTTACACCTTCACAGACGGTTGATTTAACTGCTCTGGGACAGACAGGTGTGAGATTTACTATTCCGGGAGATATACAGACTTTAACTACTCCACCATCGGCGATAAATCCGATAAGCTCTGAAGTCCCGAATAATTTTTCCTTGAAGCAAAATTATCCGAATCCTTTTAACCCGACAACAAAAATTTCATTCGATATTCCTGCAAGCACAGATGTGAAGCTTTCCGTTTACAATTCATTAGGAAAAGAAGTTCAGACTTTAGTAAACGAAAATTTAAAAGCAGGAAAATACGAAGTAAGCTTTAACGGCAATAACTTATCCAGCGGAGTTTATTATTACAGACTTTCAGCCGGCAATTTTAATATTTCAAAAGTAATGACACTTATAAAATAA